Sequence from the Clostridium butyricum genome:
ACTAGATTTGAATAATTGTGCAAAAACTTTAGGCCTTGAAAATATATTTAATGGAAAAACTGCTGATTTTTCTAAATTCAGTGAAAAAGGTGGATTAGCTGTTTCAAGTATATCTCAGGAAGCAACAGTATCTATTGATGAAGATGGAGGAGAAGCTGCTGCATATACAGAAATTGAAATGGATGGATGTGTTTATGATCCAAATGCAAAATCTTATGATATGACACTAGATAGACCATTTATTTTTGCTATTACTGATAAAGATAATACTCCTTTGTTTTTAGGAGTAATAAATAATCCAACTGTTTAAAAGATGCAAGTGAAAATTACTTTTTAGATTATTTAAAGAATAGTATAGAAAATTAAAAATGAAATTTCAAAGTAGCTGTATCAAATTAAAAGAACTTCAATTTGATACAGCTACTTTATGGTATAAGTAAATAGTGTATTTTTTTAACATCAGAATATACAAAAATCTAAGTTTTAAGTATTAGTGATTACCTATAGCTACTTAAGAATATATGCATTGACATTGTTTACACAATATGTTATTTTTAAATTGAGTAATCGGTTAACTAAAGGAGAATATAATGACAGTAACAATAAAGGATGTAGCAAAAGCATCACATGTTTCGGTTGCTACAGTATCAAGAGTATTAAATGATCTAGGAGGATATTCTGATAAGACGAAAAATAATGTGTTAAAAGCTGTAGAAGAATTGGGATACAGAGGAAATGCTATTGCAAGATGGCTTTCTACTAACATTACTAGAACAATTGGAATAATTATACCAGATGTGTCAACAAATTTTGATGGAGAAATTATAAGAGGAATTGAGGATGTAGCTCATAATAATAATTACAGTGTTATAATATGCAATGCAGGTACTGAGGGAAAGCGAACACTAGAATATTTAAAAATTCTAGAAGAACGTAAATTAGATGCCATAATTATAGTAAGTATAGAAATAACAGAGGAATATTATAAAGTTATAAAATCTATGAACATCCCATATATATTAATATCTACAATGTCATTCAAACACAATATGCCTTATATAAGGGTAGATGATACAATGGCAGCGTATACAGCAACTAAATATTTGATAGATAAAGGGCATAAAAATATTGCAATGATCAGTGGAACAAAAGAAGATAAGATAGCTGGATGGCCTAGAGTGCAAGGGTATTTAAATGCTTTAAATGAGCATAATTTAGAAGTGGATGAAGAATTAATAAAATATGGTGATTTTTCTTACGAAAGTGGTATTAGGTGCATTGATTTATTGTTGGATACTAAAAAGAAATTTACTGCAGTATTTGTTGCAAGTGATGATATGGCAGCAGGAGTATTAAATGCAACTTATAGAAGAAAAATAAGAGTTCCAGATAAGCTCTCGATTATTGGATATGATAATACTAAAACAGCAGAGATGTCTATACCGCCATTAACAACATTGGCTCAACCCCTGTATGAAATGGGATGTAAAGCATTTATTAGAGTACTAGATATGATAAATGGAAGAGATTCTATGGATGGTACAATTATGAATCATAGTATTATTGAGAGGGAAACAGTAAGGTGGTTAAAATAACCACTTTATTTATCAAAATTACGTAATCGGTTAACTAAAATCTTTTAAGTAATCGATTAACTATATTATAAATTAGCTATTAACTTTTACGTAACCGATTAACTATAAATAATTTTATATAAAGGGAGGAAATGATTTATGGAAAAGAAATGGTGGAAAGAATGTGTAGTATATCAAATATATCCTAGAAGTTTTAAAGATAGCAATGGAGATGGTATTGGTGATTTAAAAGGAATTATAGAAAAGTTAGATTATTTAAATTATTTAGGAATAGATGTAATTTGGCTTTCACCTGTATATAAGTCACCAAATGATGATAATGGATATGACATAAGTGATTATCAAAATATAATGGATGAATTTGGAACAATGAAAGATTTCGATGAATTACTTAGAGAATGTCATAAAAGAAATATAAAAATAATGATGGATTTAGTTGTTAACCATACATCAGATGAGCATAGCTGGTTTATGGAAAGTAAAAAATCTAAAAATAATGAATATAGAGATTACTATGTGTGGAAAGA
This genomic interval carries:
- a CDS encoding LacI family DNA-binding transcriptional regulator, with the translated sequence MTVTIKDVAKASHVSVATVSRVLNDLGGYSDKTKNNVLKAVEELGYRGNAIARWLSTNITRTIGIIIPDVSTNFDGEIIRGIEDVAHNNNYSVIICNAGTEGKRTLEYLKILEERKLDAIIIVSIEITEEYYKVIKSMNIPYILISTMSFKHNMPYIRVDDTMAAYTATKYLIDKGHKNIAMISGTKEDKIAGWPRVQGYLNALNEHNLEVDEELIKYGDFSYESGIRCIDLLLDTKKKFTAVFVASDDMAAGVLNATYRRKIRVPDKLSIIGYDNTKTAEMSIPPLTTLAQPLYEMGCKAFIRVLDMINGRDSMDGTIMNHSIIERETVRWLK